The Rhodocytophaga rosea genome has a segment encoding these proteins:
- a CDS encoding IS630 family transposase — protein sequence MRKSLKSKQDPLERQAKEAQLAKLWQLYKLKAIDLFFGDETCLSMDPCLPYGWQLKGETIGILPRKDKKINLLGFFQTDNSATTYQTQANVTSKFIIDSIHHFCEQLIKPTVLVIDNAPTHTSEAFLAEVEQWQQKDLYIFFLPRYCPHLNKAEIYWRKLKYEWLKADDYLNFECFQAKLNTVLAGIGTQYNIRFKEQFNL from the coding sequence CTGCGTAAGAGCCTCAAAAGCAAACAAGACCCGCTTGAAAGACAAGCCAAAGAAGCACAGTTAGCCAAACTATGGCAGCTATACAAACTAAAAGCCATTGACTTATTCTTTGGTGATGAGACTTGTCTGTCGATGGATCCCTGCCTACCCTATGGCTGGCAATTGAAGGGAGAAACCATCGGCATTCTGCCTCGCAAAGACAAGAAGATCAACCTGCTAGGCTTTTTCCAAACAGATAATAGTGCCACTACTTACCAAACCCAAGCCAATGTGACAAGTAAATTTATCATTGACTCCATCCACCACTTTTGTGAGCAACTCATTAAACCTACCGTGTTGGTGATAGATAATGCCCCTACCCACACAAGTGAAGCCTTTTTAGCAGAAGTGGAACAATGGCAGCAAAAAGATTTGTATATTTTCTTTTTGCCCCGGTATTGTCCCCATCTGAACAAGGCCGAGATCTATTGGCGAAAGCTCAAGTATGAGTGGCTAAAAGCAGATGATTATCTCAACTTCGAGTGCTTTCAAGCTAAACTCAATACTGTCTTAGCAGGCATCGGCACTCAATATAACATCCGTTTTAAAGAACAATTCAATTTATAA
- a CDS encoding helix-turn-helix domain-containing protein, translating into MSRQERYVELDALEKLTLEEGLQNHPKTEFRKHCQMLLFSAKGKTAKEIALLLDSNYQSVLNCFTNWQQKGLVGLMRSRGQGRKATLSQVDEGQLKAIISEYRQSARKATAQLEKELAVKVHPETLRRFLKSVSTLSVACVRASKANKTRLKDKPKKHS; encoded by the coding sequence ATGAGCCGTCAAGAACGTTATGTAGAGCTAGATGCTTTAGAGAAACTCACCTTAGAAGAAGGTTTGCAGAATCATCCCAAAACAGAATTCCGCAAGCATTGCCAGATGCTCTTGTTTAGTGCCAAAGGTAAAACGGCTAAGGAAATTGCCTTACTACTTGACAGCAATTACCAGAGTGTGCTCAATTGCTTTACCAACTGGCAGCAGAAAGGCTTAGTAGGCCTGATGCGATCAAGGGGGCAGGGTCGAAAAGCGACACTGTCCCAAGTGGATGAGGGGCAACTAAAAGCCATCATCAGTGAGTACCGGCAAAGTGCCCGTAAAGCCACTGCTCAACTTGAGAAAGAACTAGCCGTAAAGGTGCATCCGGAGACGCTAAGGCGTTTTTTAAAAAGCGTCTCTACACTTTCCGTCGCCTGCGTAAGAGCCTCAAAAGCAAACAAGACCCGCTTGAAAGACAAGCCAAAGAAGCACAGTTAG
- a CDS encoding DUF4255 domain-containing protein: MIYYALTAVAEKLNAYFRNRFALGQDKVIISGIVNQDGSIAITDPDKVVLTLVNLQQETVGRINIPNNNPSIHINLFVLFSVYFNENNYAEGLKFLSAVISFFQANNVLNHQNTPDLDENIDKLVFEMVNQDFQNLSYLWGVLGGKYLPSVLYKVRMITFQEGNITGDLSLFKGLGNNL, from the coding sequence ATGATCTATTATGCACTTACGGCGGTGGCTGAAAAACTGAATGCCTATTTCAGGAACAGGTTTGCATTGGGTCAGGATAAGGTAATTATTTCAGGCATTGTCAACCAGGATGGGAGTATCGCTATTACTGATCCGGATAAAGTGGTGCTGACGCTGGTGAATCTGCAACAGGAAACTGTAGGCAGAATCAATATACCGAATAATAATCCATCGATTCATATCAATTTGTTTGTGCTGTTTTCGGTGTATTTTAATGAAAATAACTATGCAGAAGGGCTCAAATTTTTGTCGGCTGTCATTAGTTTTTTTCAGGCCAATAATGTGTTGAACCACCAGAATACACCAGATCTGGACGAAAATATCGACAAACTGGTATTTGAGATGGTAAACCAGGATTTTCAGAACCTGAGTTATCTGTGGGGGGTACTGGGGGGCAAATACCTGCCATCGGTGCTCTACAAAGTACGGATGATCACCTTTCAGGAAGGTAATATTACGGGCGATCTTTCGCTGTTCAAAGGCCTGGGAAATAACCTGTAA
- a CDS encoding glycosyl hydrolase family 18 protein, whose protein sequence is MSTQTVLLACVLAFACCVGCQQTYAQESLKGKLDSYVDTNKKNAETKEAEAKAKQEALIKEATEKNKLPIADTPVNEQNALTPVVNPEAGNPIQFTAQQLPEEGMLINEEIDSAAFKKRLVNVRKTAITDNLSEEGWQKKFLITEENAYKKQHILDPAKKVFGWHPYWMGTAYKSYNFSLLSAVAYFSYELNPASGNYTSIHDWKTTALIDSAHQHNCKVLLSVSNTGYKNNSTFLSNLNAQRNFINTLIPLLSERNGDGVHIDFEQIPANKRQAFTNFIIDLSNSLRAVRKDYMITLAIPPIDFENVYEVKQLNNYIDLYVALGYEFYGTGSSVAGPLAPVTSGQFWWLYNLERVVDEYLISGIPPAKFLLAVPYYGAEWQTNDLKFPSPAKRFIQYPMYRSIRKTHGSMPCCVDQPSMSKVYVYRDNNNNYRQIWYEDSLSLSMKYDWVNGKKLGGIGIWALGYDNGYDELWKVIAAKFTAKEKPVAAKNASKLNTGAFNRFLNLATRVLTNPKSLLTNPRSLVSIFGLIFGVSVTGVLVLFRYGYRIKRLTGLMIKGGVALSVLVLIALVFFAFKFTDVNEITFLLLGFLIGAIIFYLFSRPFLSEKDLP, encoded by the coding sequence ATGTCTACTCAAACAGTCTTGCTTGCCTGTGTCCTGGCTTTTGCCTGCTGTGTAGGTTGTCAGCAGACGTATGCCCAGGAAAGCCTGAAGGGTAAGCTGGATTCCTATGTAGACACCAATAAGAAAAATGCAGAGACAAAAGAGGCTGAAGCGAAAGCTAAACAGGAAGCGCTTATCAAAGAAGCAACTGAGAAAAATAAACTACCTATAGCCGATACGCCTGTAAATGAACAGAATGCACTTACACCTGTTGTAAATCCGGAAGCTGGTAACCCTATTCAGTTTACTGCCCAGCAATTGCCTGAAGAGGGTATGCTGATTAATGAGGAAATAGATTCAGCAGCTTTCAAAAAAAGACTGGTTAATGTACGCAAAACGGCAATTACTGATAATTTATCGGAAGAAGGATGGCAGAAAAAATTTCTGATCACGGAAGAAAATGCCTATAAAAAACAGCATATACTGGATCCTGCTAAAAAAGTATTCGGATGGCATCCTTACTGGATGGGTACGGCTTATAAAAGTTATAATTTCTCCTTATTATCAGCTGTGGCCTATTTTTCCTATGAATTAAATCCGGCAAGCGGCAATTATACCAGTATTCACGACTGGAAAACAACGGCACTGATAGATTCTGCCCATCAGCATAATTGTAAAGTTCTGCTGAGTGTGAGCAATACAGGATATAAGAATAATTCAACGTTTCTTTCTAACCTGAATGCGCAGCGCAATTTTATCAACACACTCATTCCTTTGCTGAGTGAACGGAATGGCGATGGCGTACATATCGATTTTGAACAGATTCCTGCAAACAAACGGCAGGCATTTACCAATTTTATTATAGATCTGTCTAATAGCCTCCGGGCTGTGAGGAAGGATTATATGATTACGCTGGCAATTCCTCCCATAGATTTTGAGAATGTATACGAAGTAAAACAACTGAATAATTATATTGATCTGTATGTGGCCCTGGGCTATGAATTTTATGGCACTGGCAGCTCGGTAGCCGGTCCGCTGGCGCCAGTAACCAGTGGCCAGTTCTGGTGGCTCTATAATCTGGAAAGAGTTGTGGACGAGTATTTAATATCTGGCATACCGCCGGCTAAATTTTTGCTCGCTGTGCCTTATTACGGCGCAGAATGGCAAACCAATGATCTGAAATTTCCTTCTCCCGCCAAACGGTTTATTCAATATCCGATGTACCGCTCGATCCGGAAAACACATGGCAGTATGCCTTGTTGTGTGGATCAGCCGAGTATGAGTAAAGTGTATGTGTACCGGGATAATAATAACAATTACCGGCAGATCTGGTATGAAGATAGTCTATCGCTGAGCATGAAGTACGACTGGGTGAACGGGAAAAAACTGGGGGGTATTGGCATATGGGCTTTGGGCTATGACAACGGTTATGATGAGTTATGGAAAGTGATTGCAGCAAAATTTACAGCAAAGGAAAAACCTGTAGCGGCTAAAAATGCCTCAAAGCTTAATACTGGTGCCTTTAACCGCTTTCTGAACCTGGCAACCCGTGTACTTACCAATCCCAAATCACTACTGACCAATCCGCGTTCTTTGGTTTCTATATTCGGGCTTATTTTCGGGGTAAGCGTAACCGGCGTACTCGTATTATTCCGCTATGGATACCGGATTAAGAGGCTTACAGGCCTGATGATTAAAGGAGGGGTGGCACTTTCGGTGCTTGTGTTGATTGCGCTGGTGTTTTTTGCATTCAAATTTACCGACGTAAATGAAATCACTTTTCTGTTGCTGGGCTTTCTGATCGGAGCTATTATTTTCTATCTGTTCAGCCGGCCTTTCCTATCAGAAAAAGATTTACCATAA